A window from Pseudomonas sp. Tri1 encodes these proteins:
- a CDS encoding GGDEF domain-containing protein, translating into MALHQVRPRILGFISEDVSAWLVASLVLLAGTFLTGLLTWAMMNLFNQQLRQRFELQAEERFSRIEERFQGQEQRLDSLRLFFANSDGVSLSEFRGYAEALLRRTRALAWAPRVRRDERPSFEQRARAEGADNFAIREPDATGGLRQAAERDEYAPVLYLQSQVPNGVPLGLDLLADPLRRAALERARQRGELVVSQPLDLLGVDPAFNRGVLLVAPVSRASAKEPFGYVVAAISMRQLVGDGLPEPDHDNLSMRVLDLSSDDGEEVLFESLDPPVDSNLSAIRLLRLADHDFRVELRPSGTFLASNHSTVVSLVVLGGLLSLLLSVLLYVLVSQRQRALKLVDQRTQELRAREQELRGTHGQLRGVLDAATQVAIIATDLRGVITTFNAGAEQMLGYASCEVLQSMTLEGLHVPRELQARATQLGARYGKPIPTCHAMLVEGGEQGGQQAREWTLVRRDGSHLTVNMLATPMLDDQGLWVGHLAICIDITERKRVHEALAARDLLLKKLSAHVPGGIYQFKMDFNGRFSVIYASDGIRDIYELEPDVLVQNAEAIFSRIHPLDGTRVRASIRASAATLSPWREEYRVQLPVRGVRWVRGEATPEELPGGGVLWHGYISDISDLKRVEEELRALSVTDALTGIRNRRYFQERLTSEMARVERGSGELAVIMLDIDHFKRINDQHGHAVGDRVLQAVCQRIAQRLRRTDVFCRLGGEEFVVLCPDTDGTSAHALAIGLWEGLRGAPIDDVGIVTASFGIASWRVGEGADALLLRADSGVYAAKQTGRDRVDVQLG; encoded by the coding sequence ATGGCATTGCATCAGGTGCGTCCCAGAATCTTGGGCTTTATCAGCGAAGATGTGTCGGCCTGGCTGGTGGCTTCGCTGGTCTTGCTGGCCGGTACGTTCCTGACCGGGTTGCTGACCTGGGCGATGATGAATCTGTTCAATCAGCAATTGCGCCAACGCTTCGAGCTGCAGGCCGAGGAGCGTTTCAGCCGCATTGAGGAGCGCTTCCAGGGGCAGGAGCAACGCCTCGATAGCCTGAGGCTTTTCTTCGCCAATTCTGACGGGGTTTCCCTCAGTGAATTCCGCGGCTACGCCGAAGCGCTGTTGCGGCGCACCCGTGCCTTGGCCTGGGCGCCACGGGTGCGTCGGGACGAACGGCCGTCGTTCGAGCAACGGGCGCGGGCCGAAGGGGCAGATAACTTTGCCATCCGTGAGCCGGATGCCACCGGTGGCCTGCGACAGGCCGCTGAACGGGACGAGTACGCGCCCGTGCTCTACCTCCAGAGCCAGGTCCCCAACGGGGTACCGTTGGGACTGGATCTGCTTGCTGACCCACTACGCCGTGCTGCGCTCGAGCGGGCCCGTCAACGTGGCGAACTGGTGGTCTCGCAGCCATTGGACCTGCTGGGCGTCGACCCGGCCTTCAACCGTGGAGTTTTGCTGGTGGCGCCGGTCAGTCGGGCGTCTGCCAAGGAGCCGTTCGGTTACGTGGTGGCGGCCATCAGCATGCGTCAGTTGGTAGGCGATGGCCTGCCGGAGCCTGATCATGACAACCTTTCGATGCGCGTCCTGGATCTGTCCTCTGATGATGGCGAGGAAGTGCTGTTCGAGTCCCTCGACCCACCGGTCGACAGTAATTTGTCGGCGATCCGCTTGCTACGCCTGGCCGATCATGACTTCCGGGTGGAATTGCGGCCCAGCGGTACCTTCCTGGCGAGCAACCATTCCACGGTGGTAAGCCTGGTGGTGTTGGGCGGCTTGCTCAGCCTGTTACTCAGCGTCCTGCTTTACGTGTTGGTCAGCCAGCGGCAACGGGCCTTGAAACTGGTGGATCAGCGTACCCAGGAACTGCGCGCCCGTGAGCAGGAATTGCGCGGAACCCATGGGCAGTTACGTGGCGTGCTGGATGCCGCGACCCAGGTCGCGATCATCGCCACGGACCTGCGCGGCGTCATCACCACGTTCAACGCTGGCGCCGAACAGATGCTTGGCTATGCCAGTTGCGAGGTCCTGCAGAGCATGACCCTCGAAGGCCTGCACGTCCCCCGCGAACTCCAGGCCCGGGCCACACAGCTTGGCGCGCGCTATGGCAAACCGATCCCTACGTGCCACGCCATGCTGGTCGAAGGCGGCGAACAGGGTGGCCAGCAGGCACGGGAATGGACACTGGTTCGTCGCGATGGCAGCCATCTGACGGTGAATATGCTGGCCACGCCGATGTTGGATGACCAAGGGCTGTGGGTCGGCCACCTGGCGATCTGCATCGATATCACCGAACGCAAACGTGTCCATGAGGCCCTGGCTGCCCGGGACCTGTTACTGAAAAAGCTCAGCGCCCATGTTCCTGGCGGCATCTACCAATTCAAGATGGATTTCAACGGTCGTTTCAGCGTGATTTATGCCAGTGATGGCATTCGTGACATCTACGAGTTGGAGCCAGATGTACTGGTCCAGAACGCTGAAGCGATTTTCTCGCGCATTCATCCATTGGACGGCACGCGGGTCCGCGCTTCAATTCGTGCTTCGGCCGCGACGTTGAGCCCTTGGCGTGAAGAGTACCGCGTGCAACTCCCGGTGCGTGGTGTGCGCTGGGTGCGTGGTGAGGCCACGCCTGAGGAGTTGCCCGGGGGCGGTGTGTTGTGGCACGGCTATATCTCGGATATTTCCGATCTCAAGCGGGTGGAAGAAGAGTTGCGGGCATTGTCCGTGACCGATGCCTTGACCGGCATTCGCAACCGGCGCTATTTCCAGGAACGCCTGACCTCGGAAATGGCCCGGGTCGAACGGGGTTCCGGCGAACTGGCGGTCATCATGCTCGATATCGATCACTTCAAGCGGATCAACGATCAGCACGGCCATGCCGTGGGTGACCGTGTGTTGCAGGCGGTCTGCCAGCGGATCGCCCAGCGGCTGCGACGTACCGACGTGTTCTGTCGGCTGGGCGGGGAAGAGTTCGTGGTGCTGTGTCCTGACACGGACGGTACCAGTGCTCATGCACTGGCGATTGGGCTGTGGGAAGGTTTGCGTGGTGCGCCGATCGATGACGTGGGCATCGTCACTGCCAGTTTTGGTATTGCCAGCTGGCGGGTCGGGGAGGGCGCGGATGCGCTACTGTTGCGGGCCGATTCAGGGGTGTATGCGGCCAAGCAGACTGGGCGGGATCGGGTCGATGTGCAGTTGGGATAG
- a CDS encoding YggL family protein, with protein MATNRSQRLRKKLCVDEFQELGFELNLDFKEDLADEAIDAFLDAFLKEAMEANGLGYVGGDDYGLVCLQKRGSVTQEQRAAVEAWLKARPELTSVEVSPLMDVWYPEKPINPVA; from the coding sequence ATGGCGACTAACCGTTCCCAGCGTCTGCGCAAAAAACTGTGCGTGGATGAATTTCAAGAGCTGGGTTTCGAACTGAACCTGGATTTCAAAGAAGATCTGGCTGATGAGGCTATTGACGCTTTCCTCGACGCTTTCCTCAAAGAAGCCATGGAAGCCAACGGCCTGGGCTATGTAGGCGGCGACGACTATGGTCTGGTTTGCCTGCAGAAGCGTGGCTCGGTCACCCAAGAGCAGCGTGCAGCCGTTGAAGCCTGGCTCAAGGCGCGTCCTGAGCTGACCAGCGTGGAAGTCAGCCCGCTGATGGACGTCTGGTACCCGGAAAAGCCGATCAATCCGGTCGCTTGA
- the rlmKL gene encoding bifunctional 23S rRNA (guanine(2069)-N(7))-methyltransferase RlmK/23S rRNA (guanine(2445)-N(2))-methyltransferase RlmL: protein MSDRFELFLTCPKGLEGLLIEEAVGLGLEEAREHTSAVRGMADMETAYRLCLWSRLANRVLLVLKRFPMKDAEDLYHGVLDVDWQDHMLADGTLAVEFSGHGSGIDNTHFGALKVKDAIVDKLRTPSGERPSIDKLNPDLRIHLRLDRGEAILSLDLSGHSLHQRGYRLQQGAAPLKENLAAAILIRAGWPRIAAEGGALADPMCGVGTFLVEAGMIAADMAPNLRRQQWGFTAWLGHVPALWKKLHEEASERAAAGLAKPPLWIRGYEADPRLIQPGRNNVERAGLSEWIKIYQGEVATFEPRPDQNQKGLVICNPPYGERLGDEASLLYLYQNLGERLRQACLNWEAAVFTGAPDLGKRMGIRSHKQYSFWNGALPCKLLLIKVLPDQFVTGERRTPEQRQAEREQAAYDQAPEVPQERQYNKNGNPIKPTPAPAPVVEQARLSEGGQMFANRLQKNLKLLSKWAKREGVDCYRVYDADMPEYSMAIDLYHDWVHVQEYVAPKSIDPEKASARLFDALAAIPQALNVDKSRVVIKRRERQSGTKQYERQSAQGKFTEVNEGGVKLLVNLTDYLDTGLFLDHRPMRLRIQKEAAGKRFLNLFCYTATASVHAAKGGARSTTSVDLSKTYLDWARRNLSLNGFSDKNRLEQGDVMAWLEASRDEYDLIFIDPPTFSNSKRMEGVFDVQRDHVQLLDLAMARLAPGGVLYFSNNFRKFQLEDNLSERYAVEEITAKTIDPDFARNSKIHRAWKIMAR from the coding sequence ATGTCCGATCGTTTCGAACTCTTCCTCACCTGCCCCAAGGGCCTCGAAGGCCTGCTCATCGAGGAAGCCGTCGGGCTTGGCCTTGAAGAGGCGCGCGAACACACCTCCGCCGTGCGCGGCATGGCCGACATGGAAACGGCGTATCGCCTGTGCCTGTGGTCGCGCCTGGCCAACCGGGTGTTGCTGGTCCTCAAGCGCTTCCCGATGAAGGACGCCGAAGACCTGTACCACGGCGTGCTGGACGTCGACTGGCAAGACCACATGCTCGCTGATGGCACCTTGGCGGTGGAGTTCAGCGGCCACGGTTCGGGCATCGACAACACCCACTTCGGCGCCTTGAAGGTCAAGGACGCCATCGTCGATAAACTGCGCACGCCGTCGGGCGAGCGACCGTCCATCGACAAGCTCAACCCGGACCTGCGCATTCACCTGCGCCTGGACCGCGGTGAAGCGATCCTTTCCCTGGACCTCTCCGGCCACAGCCTGCACCAGCGCGGCTATCGCCTGCAGCAAGGCGCTGCACCGCTGAAGGAAAACCTCGCCGCCGCGATCCTGATCCGTGCCGGCTGGCCGCGCATCGCCGCCGAAGGCGGGGCGCTGGCCGACCCGATGTGCGGCGTGGGTACGTTCCTGGTGGAAGCCGGGATGATCGCTGCCGACATGGCGCCGAACCTGCGTCGCCAGCAGTGGGGCTTCACCGCCTGGCTCGGCCATGTGCCGGCGCTGTGGAAGAAGCTCCACGAGGAGGCCAGCGAGCGTGCCGCCGCCGGCCTGGCCAAGCCACCGTTGTGGATTCGCGGCTACGAGGCCGACCCACGGCTGATCCAGCCGGGCCGCAATAACGTCGAGCGGGCGGGCCTGAGCGAGTGGATCAAGATCTATCAAGGCGAAGTCGCCACCTTCGAGCCGCGCCCGGACCAGAACCAGAAAGGCCTGGTGATCTGCAACCCACCGTACGGCGAGCGTCTGGGCGACGAAGCCAGCCTGCTTTACCTCTACCAGAATCTGGGCGAACGTCTACGCCAGGCCTGCCTGAACTGGGAGGCCGCGGTGTTCACCGGCGCGCCGGACCTGGGCAAGCGCATGGGGATTCGCAGCCACAAGCAGTATTCGTTCTGGAACGGCGCCTTGCCGTGCAAGTTGCTGCTGATCAAGGTGTTGCCGGATCAGTTCGTCACCGGCGAACGTCGCACTCCGGAACAGCGTCAGGCCGAGCGTGAGCAAGCGGCATATGATCAGGCTCCTGAAGTCCCGCAAGAGCGCCAGTACAACAAGAACGGCAACCCGATCAAGCCAACTCCGGCTCCGGCCCCTGTGGTCGAGCAGGCCCGTTTGAGCGAGGGCGGGCAGATGTTCGCCAATCGCCTGCAAAAAAACCTCAAGTTGCTGAGCAAATGGGCCAAGCGTGAAGGCGTGGACTGCTACCGGGTCTATGATGCCGACATGCCGGAATACTCCATGGCCATCGACCTGTATCACGATTGGGTGCACGTCCAGGAATACGTCGCGCCAAAATCCATCGATCCGGAAAAGGCCTCGGCACGACTGTTTGACGCCTTGGCGGCGATCCCGCAGGCACTGAACGTCGATAAGAGCCGCGTGGTGATCAAGCGTCGCGAGCGCCAGAGCGGCACCAAGCAGTACGAGCGCCAGAGCGCCCAAGGCAAGTTCACCGAAGTCAACGAAGGCGGCGTGAAGCTGCTGGTCAACCTCACCGACTACCTGGACACCGGCCTGTTCCTCGACCACCGGCCAATGCGCCTGCGGATCCAGAAAGAGGCGGCCGGCAAACGCTTCCTCAACCTGTTCTGCTACACCGCGACCGCCAGTGTCCACGCGGCCAAGGGCGGCGCGCGCAGCACCACCAGCGTCGACCTGTCGAAAACCTACCTGGATTGGGCGCGCCGCAACCTGTCGCTCAATGGTTTTTCCGACAAGAACCGCTTGGAGCAGGGCGATGTGATGGCCTGGCTCGAAGCCAGTCGGGACGAGTACGACCTGATCTTCATCGACCCACCGACCTTCTCCAACTCCAAGCGCATGGAAGGGGTGTTCGATGTGCAGCGCGATCACGTCCAGTTGCTGGACCTGGCCATGGCTCGCCTGGCGCCGGGCGGCGTGTTGTATTTCTCGAATAACTTCCGCAAGTTCCAGCTCGAGGACAATCTCAGCGAGCGTTATGCGGTGGAAGAGATCACGGCCAAGACCATTGATCCGGATTTTGCGCGCAATAGTAAGATCCACCGTGCCTGGAAGATCATGGCCCGTTGA
- the dacB gene encoding D-alanyl-D-alanine carboxypeptidase/D-alanyl-D-alanine-endopeptidase, whose product MIKSLRPLLLASLLLPLALPVTTSAATINTALSPNVQKALKASKLQDDALSLVMVPLNGPGTPTLHNADVSVNPASTMKLVTTYAALEMLGPNHQWKTEFYTDGTLSGGILNGNLYLKGGGDPKLNMEKLWLLMRDLRANGVQQVTGDLVLDRSFFIQPQLPEFNDDGNDENKPFLVKPDSLLVNLKALRFVARNDGGRVLVSVEPPIASIRIENQVKAVNSKQCAGGVRYNPVTQADGSVTVTVGGQLGDGCSSQTYLSLLDHATYTAGAVRAIWKELGGSIQGKDRLAPTPSSAKVLARAFSPDLAEIIRDINKYSNNTMAQQLFLSLGAQFRNEADGDDAKAAQRVVRQWLAKKGITAPHLVMENGSGLSRAERVSAREMAAMLQAAWNSPYAAEYISSMPIAGTDGTMRKRLKTTAMAGEAHIKTGTLNTVRAIAGFSRDINGNTWAVVAILNDPKPWGASSVLDQVLLDLYRQPKLPQTASVL is encoded by the coding sequence ATGATCAAATCTTTGCGTCCACTGCTTCTGGCCAGCCTTCTTCTTCCTTTGGCGCTGCCTGTCACCACCAGCGCCGCCACCATCAACACCGCCCTGTCGCCCAACGTGCAAAAGGCCCTCAAGGCCAGCAAGCTGCAAGACGATGCCCTGTCCCTGGTGATGGTCCCGCTCAACGGCCCCGGCACCCCGACCCTGCACAACGCCGACGTCTCGGTGAACCCGGCCTCCACCATGAAACTGGTGACCACCTATGCGGCCCTGGAGATGCTCGGCCCCAATCACCAGTGGAAAACCGAGTTCTACACCGACGGTACCCTCAGCGGCGGGATCCTCAACGGCAACCTGTACCTCAAGGGCGGCGGCGATCCCAAGTTGAACATGGAAAAACTCTGGCTGCTGATGCGTGACCTGCGGGCCAACGGCGTGCAACAAGTCACCGGCGACCTGGTGCTGGACCGCAGTTTCTTCATCCAGCCACAACTGCCTGAGTTCAACGACGACGGCAACGACGAAAACAAACCGTTCCTGGTCAAGCCCGACTCGCTGCTGGTCAACCTCAAGGCCCTGCGCTTCGTCGCCCGCAATGACGGCGGTCGGGTCCTGGTGTCGGTGGAGCCGCCGATCGCCAGCATTCGTATCGAGAACCAGGTCAAGGCGGTCAACTCCAAGCAATGCGCCGGCGGCGTGCGCTACAACCCGGTGACCCAGGCAGACGGCAGCGTGACGGTGACCGTGGGCGGTCAGCTCGGTGACGGTTGCAGTTCCCAGACCTACCTGTCGCTGCTCGATCACGCTACCTACACCGCCGGAGCCGTGCGGGCAATCTGGAAAGAGCTCGGTGGCAGCATCCAGGGCAAGGACCGCCTGGCCCCGACCCCGAGCAGCGCCAAGGTATTGGCCCGGGCGTTTTCGCCAGACCTGGCGGAGATCATCCGCGACATCAACAAATACAGTAACAACACCATGGCCCAGCAACTGTTCCTGAGCCTTGGCGCGCAGTTCCGTAACGAAGCCGACGGTGATGACGCCAAGGCGGCGCAGCGGGTGGTGCGCCAGTGGCTGGCCAAGAAAGGCATCACTGCGCCGCACCTGGTGATGGAGAACGGCTCCGGCCTGTCCCGCGCCGAGCGAGTCAGCGCCCGGGAAATGGCGGCGATGCTGCAAGCCGCCTGGAACAGCCCGTATGCGGCGGAGTACATCAGCTCGATGCCAATCGCCGGCACCGACGGCACCATGCGCAAACGCCTCAAGACCACCGCCATGGCCGGTGAAGCCCACATCAAGACCGGCACCCTGAATACCGTCCGCGCCATCGCCGGCTTCAGCCGTGACATCAATGGCAACACCTGGGCGGTGGTGGCGATCCTCAATGATCCAAAACCATGGGGTGCGTCATCGGTGCTGGACCAGGTGCTGCTGGACTTGTACCGCCAGCCAAAACTGCCGCAGACGGCTTCGGTGCTCTAA